A genomic stretch from Tribolium castaneum strain GA2 chromosome 6, icTriCast1.1, whole genome shotgun sequence includes:
- the LOC107398392 gene encoding centrosomal protein of 131 kDa-like, translating into MEKRQQQELADLRSLHKREIEDLELKAARKMQEQCEALRVQLVKEREKALAHKREIMRQRYEKLVESEKKGFQEQRRRLLADHQARVAECEQREALALSEKDKAIKQAQDDFEERLQIVIRRHANEIKLIKETASLEMETWQNNYKKQQTAQLVEKESIIREQCRKERDREIEAVIERLEKEASDNTD; encoded by the coding sequence ATGGAAAAGCGCCAACAACAAGAACTTGCTGATTTGCGCTCGTTACACAAGCGGGAAATTGAAGATTTGGAGCTTAAAGCAGCTCGAAAAATGCAAGAACAGTGCGAAGCGCTTCGAGTCCAACTTGTGAAAGAACGTGAAAAGGCCTTGGCCCACAAACGCGAAATTATGAGGCAAAGATACGAGAAACTTGTCGAATCggaaaaaaaaggtttccaggAACAGAGAAGAAGACTACTTGCTGATCACCAAGCAAGAGTTGCTGAATGCGAGCAAAGGGAAGCTTTAGCTTTGAGCGAGAAAGATAAAGCGATAAAGCAAGCTCAAGATGATTTTGAAGAAAGGTTGCAAATTGTTATCAGGAGACACGCTAATGAGATAAAGTTGATCAAAGAAACGGCCAGTTTAGAGATGGAAACCTGGCAGAATAATTACAAGAAGCAACAAACAGCTCAGTTGGTTGAGAAAGAAAGCATCATACGAGAACAATGTCGCAAGGAACGGGACAGAGAGATTGA